From a region of the Lactuca sativa cultivar Salinas chromosome 4, Lsat_Salinas_v11, whole genome shotgun sequence genome:
- the LOC111882124 gene encoding transcription factor bHLH79, producing MDPPIINETSFSAANPSSYSLTEIWPFSSINGGGNEGLGLKMGSSFINGFVEPGNNRDEESSVTEQSGGGRKRRDANSEDESSKLVSTSSGNDLSNLNGKRTKMSESKDEFSGLKVDGENSKPSEPPKDYIHVRARRGQATDSHSLAERARREKISERMKILQDLVPGCNKVIGKALVLDEIINYIQSLQHQVEFLSMKLEAVNTRMHSPIEGFPTKDIGHPQPFDAAALLFGSQAAREYGQESQPEWLHMQLGSSFERAT from the exons ATGGATCCACCTATAATCAATGAGACTTCCTTCTCAGCAGCGAATCCTTCTTCTTACAGTTTAACTGAGATTTGGCCGTTTTCCTCCATCAATGGCGGTGGCAATGAGGGATTGGGACTGAAGATGGGCAGCAGCTTTATCAATGGATTTGTGGAACCAGGTAACAACCGCGACGAGGAATCTTCGGTGACGGAGCAGAGTGGTGGCGGAAGGAAGCGGAGGGATGCTAATTCTGAAGACGAATCTTCAAAGCTTGTCTCTACTAGTAGCGGCAATGATTTG AGCAACTTGAATGGAAAAAGAACGAAGATGTCTGAATCTAAAGATGAATTCAGTGGTTTGAAAGTTGATGGAGAAAACAGTAAACCTTCAGAGCCACCTAAAGACTACATCCATGTCAGAGCAAGAAGGGGTCAAGCCACAGATAGCCATAGTCTTGCAGAAAGA GCTAGGAGAGAAAAGATTAGTGAAAGGATGAAAATTCTTCAAGATTTGGTCCCTGGGTGTAATAAG GTTATAGGAAAAGCACTTGTACTTGATGAAATAATCAACTACATTCAATCACTCCAACATCAAGTCGAG TTCTTGTCTATGAAGCTTGAAGCTGTAAATACAAGAATGCACTCTCCCATTGAAGGGTTTCCTACAAAAGAT ATTGGGCATCCACAACCCTTTGATGCAGCAGCACTTCTGTTTGGGTCACAAGCAGCACGTGAATATGGTCAAGAATCACAACCTGAGTGGCTTCATATGCAATTAGGAAGTAGCTTTGAGAGAGCAACATAA